DNA from Pseudomonas mendocina:
GCACCCTGATCATGTATCTGGTCTCCATCCCCCTGGGAATTGCAAAAGCCACGCGCCACGGCAGCGCCTTCGACGTCTGGACCAGTTCGGCGATCATCATCGGTTACGCCATTCCCGCGTTTCTCTTCGCCATCCTGCTGATCGTGCTGTTCGCCGGCGGCAGCTATTGGGACTGGTTCCCGCTGCGCGGGCTAACCTCGAACAACTTCGAAGAACTGAGTCTCGGCGGCAAGATTCTCGACTACCTCTGGCACCTGGTGCTGCCGGTCACCGCTCTGGTCATTGGCAACTTCGCCACCCTGACCCTGCTGACCAAGAACAGCTTCCTCGACGAGATCGGCAAACAGTACGTGACTACGGCTCGCGCCAAGGGTCTGAGCAATAACCGCGTGCTCTACGGCCATGTCTTCCGCAACGCCATGCTGCTGATCATCGCCGGCTTCCCGGCCGCCTTCATCGGCATCTTCTTCACTGGCTCCCTGCTGATCGAGGTGATCTTCTCACTCGACGGCCTGGGCCTGATGAGTTTCGAGGCGGCGATCAACCGCGACTACCCGGTGGTGTTCGGCACCCTGTTCATCTTCACCTTACTGGGGCTGATCGTGAAACTGATCGGTGACATCACCTACACCCTGGTCGATCCGCGTATCGACTTCGAAAGCAGGGAGGGTTGATCGATGAAACTCTCCCCTCTCAATCAACGCCGCTTCGAACGCTTCAAGGCCCACAAGCGCGGCTGGTGGTCGCTATGGCTGTTCCTCATCCTCTTCGGCCTCAGCCTCGGCGCAGAAATGATCGCCAACGACAAGCCACTGGCGGTGCGCTACGACGGCGAGTGGTATTTCCCGGTGCTCAAGCGCTACCCGGAAACCGTGTTCGGCGGTGAATTCCCGCTGCAGGCCAACTACAAGAGCCCCTACATCCAGGAACTGATCGCAGAGAAAGATGGACGGATGATCTGGCCGCCAATCCCGTTCAGCTATTCGAGCATCAACTACGACCTGGAAGTGCCGGCGCCCGCACCGCCCTCGGCACAGAACTGGCTTGGCACCGATGATCAGGGCCGCGACGTGCTGGCACGAGTGATCTACGGCTTCCGCATCTCGGTGCTGTTCGCCCTGATCCTGACCCTGGCCAGCTCGGTGATCGGCGTTGTTGCCGGCGCCTTGCAGGGCTTTTACGGTGGCTGGGTCGACCTGCTCGGCCAGCGCTTTCTGGAAATCTGGTCAGGCCTGCCAGTGCTCTACCTGCTGATCATCCTGGCCAGTTTCGTCCAGCCCAATTTCTGGTGGCTGCTGGGCATCATGCTGCTGTTCTCATGGATGAGCCTGGTGGACGTGGTACGCGCCGAGTTCCTGCGCGGGCGCAATCTAGAGTACGTGCGCGCTGCCCGCGCGCTGGGTATGGATAACGGCGCGATCATGTTTCGCCACATCCTGCCCAATGCGATGGTCTCCACCATGACTTTCATGCCGTTCATTCTCACCGGCGCGATCGGCACGCTTACCGCCCTGGACTTCCTCGGCTTCGGCCTACCGCCTGGCGCACCCTCGCTGGGTGAACTGGTCGCACAGGGCAAGAGCAACCTGCAGGCGCCCTGGCTGGGCATCAGTGCCTTCGCCGTACTGGCGATCATGCTGAGCCTGCTGGTGTTCATCGGCGAAGCCGCCCGCGATGCCTTCGACCCGAGGAAATGACATGAGCCAGCACGAAACCCTGTTGCAAGTTCGCGACCTGGCCGTGGAGTTCGTCAGCGGCGAGCAGCGCCAGTGCGTGGTCGAAGGTGTCAGCTTCGACATCCGCCAAGGCGAAACCCTGGCTCTGGTCGGTGAGAGTGGTTCTGGCAAGTCGGTCACTGCCCACTCCATTTTGCGCCTGCTGCCCTACCCGCTCGCTCGCCACCCTCACGGCAGCATCGAGTACGCCGGTGAAGACCTGCTCAAACTCAGCGAAGGCCGATTGCGCGGCATCCGCGGCAACCGTATCGCCATGGTCTTCCAGGAGCCCATGACCTCGCTTAATCCACTGCACAGCATCGAGAAGCAGATCAACGAGGTGCTCGCCCTGCACAAGGGCCTGCGTGGCAAGGCCGCCAGTGCACGCACGCTGGAGTTGCTCGAACTGGTCGGCATCCCCGAACCGAAGAAACGCCTCAAGGCCTACCCGCACGAGCTTTCCGGCGGCCAACGGCAGCGGGTGATGATCGCCATGGCGCTGGCCAATGAGCCACAACTGCTGATTGCCGACGAACCAACCACTGCGCTGGACGTCACCGTGCAGCTGAAAATCCTCGAGTTGCTCAAGGATCTGCAGGCACGCCTGGGCATGTCACTGCTACTGATCAGCCATGATCTCAACCTCGTCCGCAGAATTGCACATCGCGTATGTGTCATGCAGCGCGGTCGCATCGTCGAACAGGCATCGTGTGAAAAACTGTTCCAGGCACCAGAGCATCCCTACACCAAGGAGTTGCTCGGTGCCGAACCCAGCGGCGAACCTGCGGCCAACCCCGTAGGCCAGCCGTTGCTGGAAGTGGACGATCTGCGTGTCTGGTTCCCGATCAAGAAGGGCCTGCTGCGCAAGACCGTGGATCATGTCAAAGCGGTGGACGGCATCAACTTCAGCCTGCTTCAGGGCCAGACCCTGGGCATCGTCGGCGAGAGTGGTTCCGGCAAGTCCACGCTGGGCATGGCCATCCTGCGACTGCTCGCCAGTCGCGGCGACATCCGCTTCCAGGGCCAGCAGTTGCAGGGCTTGTCGCAGAAAGAGGTTCGTCCCCTGCGGCGACAGATGCAGGTGGTGTTTCAGGATCCTTTCGGCAGTCTCAGCCCGCGCATGTCGGTGGGTCAGATCGTCGGAGAAGGCCTGCGCATTCACGGCATGGGCAATGAGGCCGAGCAGGAACAGGCGATCATCGATGCGCTTTTGGAGGTAGGGCTGGATCCGCAGACGCGGCACCGCTACCCCCACGAGTTTTCTGGTGGGCAACGGCAGCGGATTGCCATTGCCCGGGCACTGGTGTTGAAACCGGCGCTGATCCTGCTGGACGAGCCCACTTCGGCGCTCGACCGTACGGTGCAGCGTCAGGTGGTGGAGTTGCTGCGCGGCTTGCAGGCCAAGTACAACCTGACCTACCTGTTCATCAGCCACGACCTGGCGGTAGTCAGGGCGCTGAGCCATCAATTGATGGTGGTGAAACAGGGTCAGGTGGTCGAACAGGGGTCTGCCGAATCGATCTTCAACTCACCGCAACACCCTTATACGCAGCAATTGCTGGAAGCCGCATTCATGGCCCCGGCAACGGCTCACTGATCCTTGAAACAGGAAGAGGAATAGCACCATGGGTTTTCTAACCGGTAAGCGCGTACTCATCGTTGGCGTCGCCAGCAAACTGTCCATCGCCTCGGGTATCGCTGCCGCCATGCATCGCGAAGGTGCCGAGCTGGCTTTCACCTACCAGAACGAGAAGCTCAAGGGCCGCGTAGAAGACTTCGCCGCCGGCTGGGGCTCCAGCGCCGACCTGTGCTTCCCTTGCGACGTCGCCAGCGATGAGGAAATCGCAGCCGTATTCGAAGCGCTGAGCAAGAAATGGGACGGCCTGGACTGCATCGTTCACTCGGTTGGCTTCGCTCCGGGCGACCAACTCAATGGCGACTTCACCGACGTCACCACCCGCGAAGGTTTCAAGATCGCTCATGACATCAGCGCTTACAGCTTCGTGGCCCTGGCCAAGGCTGGCCGCGAGATGATGAAAGGCCGTAACGGCAGCCTGCTCACCCTCTCCTACCTGGGTGCCGAGCGCACCATGCCCAACTACAACGTCATGGGCATGGCCAAGGCCAGCCTGGAAGCCGGCGTACGCTACCTGGCTGGCAGCCTCGGCCCGGAAGGCACTCGCGTCAACGCCATCTCCGCTGGCCCGATTCGCACCCTGGCCGCCAGCGGCATCGCCAGCTTCCGCAAGATGCTGGCAGCCAACGAGAAGCAGACCCCGCTGCGCCGCAACGTGACCATCGAGGAAGTCGGCAACGTCGGCGCCTTCCTCTGCTCCGACCTGGCCTCGGGCATCAGCGGCGAAATCACCTACGTCGACGGCGGCTTCAACACCACCGCCATGGGCGCGATGGAAGACTGATGATCGCCCTCCCGACGAGGCAACTTGTCGGGAGCGCTTTTAGCGTCGTTTAGCGACAGCCGCCAGGGATGGCAGGCAATAAAAAACCGCACACTGTGCGGTTTTTTATTGCCTCGAAAGAGCGCCTGCAGTGCGGCGCTCCCTGAGCCTTAGAAGCGCTCTATATCAGCCTTGGCTTCCAGCTGCTTGCGCAAAGCAGCGAAGTCCTGCTGGCCAGCACGCGATGCGAGGAAGTTGCGGTACATGGCAAGCTCCTCATCGGCCAGCCCCTCTTCAGGCACATTCACGCCATCCAGACGCAACACGACATAGTCGCCATTGTTCAGAGTCACACCAGCAAAGGTCGGCTCACCGGCCTTGGCAGGCTTGGGCATACGGAACAGCGCCTGCAACACCTTGGGCTCGACGCCATCCTGGCTACGCGTAGCCGCTTCCTGTACCTGCCAGCCTTCGGCCTCGGTTTCACCAGCCTGAACCGCTGCCAGCAGCTTCTCACCCTCGGCCTTGGCAGCAGCACTCGCGCGCTCCTGCAGTAGGTGGTTACGAATGCTCTCGGCCACCTGCTCCAGCGGCAACTGCTCGGGCTTGTTGTGTTCCTTGACCCGCACAACCACCACGGTGCTTGGATCCAGCTCGATGGCAGAACTGTTGGTGCCGTCTTCCAGCACTTCCGGGCTGAATGCCGCCTGCAGAACCTGGCGGTTGGCAGTGATGCCGGTGGCACCACCTTCACGACCGAATGGTTCGGTGACCTTGACGGTCAAGCCAAGCTCCTGCGCTGGCTGCACCAGATCGGACGCCTCGAACGCAGCATCTTCCAATTGTTTGGTCGCTTCGACGAAACGCAGTTCGACCTGCTGAGTCTTGAAGTCACGCGCCAGCTTGTCCTTGAGACTGTCGAAGCTTGGCACTTCCGGAGCCTGGACGCCGAGCAGCTTGATCAGGTGCCAACCGAACTCGCTCTGCACCGGCTCGGAAACCTGGTCTTTCTGCAGCGCGTACAACGCCTCTTCGAAGGCCGGATCATAGACACCGCGCCCGGCGTAGCCCAGATCGCCACCACCGGCAGCGGAACCCGGATCCTGGGAGAACTCCTTGGCCAACGCAGCGAAATCCTCGCCGGCATCGACACGCGCCTTGATCTCTTCGATCTTCTTCTGTGCCGCTTCGTCATCGCCCTCGATCAGAATATGCGCAGCCTGGCGTTGCTCGGCCAGGTTGGCGATTTCATTCTGATACAGCGGCTGCAGCTCTTCGTCAGTGACCTCGACCTGGTCGAAGAAACTGTCCTTTTCCAGTGCGACGTATTCCAGCACCACTTGCTCAGGGCTCATGAACTCGCTGGCGTGCTCGTCGTAATAAGCGTTGACATCGCTATCGGTCAGCTCGACAGAGGCAGGGTCAGCCTTGATCGTACGGCTGGCAAAATCACGGGTCTGACGCTCCAGATTGGCGAAAGCACGCGCTTCTTGCTCAGTCACGAAACTGCTGGCACCGAGCCCGGCACGCAGTTGGCCAATCAGCATTTCCTCTTTCAGCATCTGACGGAATTGCAGGCGGCTGTACCCCATCTGACGGATCACCTGATCGAAGCGCGCAGCATCGAATCGGCCATCGGTCTGGAATTCAGGCGTTTGCAAAATGACCTGATCCAAAGCGCCTTCTGAAAAGGCGAAATCCGCATCGCCGGCTGCCTGCAGCAGCAACTTGCGATCGATCAGCCCTTTGAGCGAAGCCTCGCGCAGCAGCTTCTCATCGAGCAGCGAGGCATCGAAATCACGCCCCAGCTGTTGCAGCAATTGACGGCGCTGCATCTCGACGGCCCGGTTCAGCTCGTCGAGAGTAATGTTGTCACCGTTCACGTCCGCCGCATTGTTGCGATTGCTGGTACCCGTGACGATGGCTTCGAAACCGGTAAAGGCCATCAGCATGACGATGAGGCCAATAATGATTTTGGCAATCCAACCGCGTGAATTGTCCCTGATGTTTTGCAGCATGCTTCCCCCAGAACGACCGTACAGACTCACCAGCCGCGCAGTGTGGGTAATGTCCAGATAGAAGAAAGGCGCATCCTTGGATGCGCCTTCTCGTAACGTGTTAAGCGGTCAGTGCAGCGGAGTCTGCGACTACCTGCCCTGCCTCCTAACAACCGCCAGAACCAGCCTGACGGCGAGGCAAACCCGGAAGACGCTTAGTTAACGGCGTCTTTCAGAGCCTTGCCAGCTTTGAAGCCCGGGATCTTGGCAGCAGCGATGCTGATCGGCTTGCCAGTCTGCGGGTTGCGACCGGTGCGGGCAGCGCGCTCTTTGACAGCGAAAGTACCGAAACCAACCAGTACAACGGAATCACCAGCCTTCAGAGCGCCAGTGACGGATTCAATCACTGCATCCAGCGCGCGGCCAGCAACAGCTTTCGGGATATCAGCAGATGCAGCGATGGCATCGATCAGTTCCGA
Protein-coding regions in this window:
- the fabI gene encoding enoyl-ACP reductase FabI, with protein sequence MGFLTGKRVLIVGVASKLSIASGIAAAMHREGAELAFTYQNEKLKGRVEDFAAGWGSSADLCFPCDVASDEEIAAVFEALSKKWDGLDCIVHSVGFAPGDQLNGDFTDVTTREGFKIAHDISAYSFVALAKAGREMMKGRNGSLLTLSYLGAERTMPNYNVMGMAKASLEAGVRYLAGSLGPEGTRVNAISAGPIRTLAASGIASFRKMLAANEKQTPLRRNVTIEEVGNVGAFLCSDLASGISGEITYVDGGFNTTAMGAMED
- a CDS encoding microcin C ABC transporter permease YejB; its protein translation is MLAYIFRRLLLIIPTLFGILVINFIIIQAAPGGPVEQMIAKLEGFDGATSRIAGGGAEVSVAGSNYRGAQGLDPQLIAEIEKMYGFDKSAPERFWIMLKNYAQLDFGSSFFRDAQVIDLIIEKMPVSISLGLWSTLIMYLVSIPLGIAKATRHGSAFDVWTSSAIIIGYAIPAFLFAILLIVLFAGGSYWDWFPLRGLTSNNFEELSLGGKILDYLWHLVLPVTALVIGNFATLTLLTKNSFLDEIGKQYVTTARAKGLSNNRVLYGHVFRNAMLLIIAGFPAAFIGIFFTGSLLIEVIFSLDGLGLMSFEAAINRDYPVVFGTLFIFTLLGLIVKLIGDITYTLVDPRIDFESREG
- a CDS encoding ABC transporter permease, producing MKLSPLNQRRFERFKAHKRGWWSLWLFLILFGLSLGAEMIANDKPLAVRYDGEWYFPVLKRYPETVFGGEFPLQANYKSPYIQELIAEKDGRMIWPPIPFSYSSINYDLEVPAPAPPSAQNWLGTDDQGRDVLARVIYGFRISVLFALILTLASSVIGVVAGALQGFYGGWVDLLGQRFLEIWSGLPVLYLLIILASFVQPNFWWLLGIMLLFSWMSLVDVVRAEFLRGRNLEYVRAARALGMDNGAIMFRHILPNAMVSTMTFMPFILTGAIGTLTALDFLGFGLPPGAPSLGELVAQGKSNLQAPWLGISAFAVLAIMLSLLVFIGEAARDAFDPRK
- a CDS encoding SurA N-terminal domain-containing protein yields the protein MLQNIRDNSRGWIAKIIIGLIVMLMAFTGFEAIVTGTSNRNNAADVNGDNITLDELNRAVEMQRRQLLQQLGRDFDASLLDEKLLREASLKGLIDRKLLLQAAGDADFAFSEGALDQVILQTPEFQTDGRFDAARFDQVIRQMGYSRLQFRQMLKEEMLIGQLRAGLGASSFVTEQEARAFANLERQTRDFASRTIKADPASVELTDSDVNAYYDEHASEFMSPEQVVLEYVALEKDSFFDQVEVTDEELQPLYQNEIANLAEQRQAAHILIEGDDEAAQKKIEEIKARVDAGEDFAALAKEFSQDPGSAAGGGDLGYAGRGVYDPAFEEALYALQKDQVSEPVQSEFGWHLIKLLGVQAPEVPSFDSLKDKLARDFKTQQVELRFVEATKQLEDAAFEASDLVQPAQELGLTVKVTEPFGREGGATGITANRQVLQAAFSPEVLEDGTNSSAIELDPSTVVVVRVKEHNKPEQLPLEQVAESIRNHLLQERASAAAKAEGEKLLAAVQAGETEAEGWQVQEAATRSQDGVEPKVLQALFRMPKPAKAGEPTFAGVTLNNGDYVVLRLDGVNVPEEGLADEELAMYRNFLASRAGQQDFAALRKQLEAKADIERF
- the hupB gene encoding nucleoid-associated protein HU-beta; protein product: MNKSELIDAIAASADIPKAVAGRALDAVIESVTGALKAGDSVVLVGFGTFAVKERAARTGRNPQTGKPISIAAAKIPGFKAGKALKDAVN
- a CDS encoding ABC transporter ATP-binding protein, encoding MSQHETLLQVRDLAVEFVSGEQRQCVVEGVSFDIRQGETLALVGESGSGKSVTAHSILRLLPYPLARHPHGSIEYAGEDLLKLSEGRLRGIRGNRIAMVFQEPMTSLNPLHSIEKQINEVLALHKGLRGKAASARTLELLELVGIPEPKKRLKAYPHELSGGQRQRVMIAMALANEPQLLIADEPTTALDVTVQLKILELLKDLQARLGMSLLLISHDLNLVRRIAHRVCVMQRGRIVEQASCEKLFQAPEHPYTKELLGAEPSGEPAANPVGQPLLEVDDLRVWFPIKKGLLRKTVDHVKAVDGINFSLLQGQTLGIVGESGSGKSTLGMAILRLLASRGDIRFQGQQLQGLSQKEVRPLRRQMQVVFQDPFGSLSPRMSVGQIVGEGLRIHGMGNEAEQEQAIIDALLEVGLDPQTRHRYPHEFSGGQRQRIAIARALVLKPALILLDEPTSALDRTVQRQVVELLRGLQAKYNLTYLFISHDLAVVRALSHQLMVVKQGQVVEQGSAESIFNSPQHPYTQQLLEAAFMAPATAH